TTCGAAAGGCACCACTTCAGGCAGTGTTTGAGCATCGCATCGTTGAAGGTGAAACATTGCAGGGCTTGGCACTCCGCTATGGGTGTACGGTAAGCttcgctgctttctttttatgtaACCATTACTTTAGATCGCCTTAGGTTCTTCGCTTTTCTGTCGTGTGAAAATTAAGTTACACATGGTAGTCGTCTACTGCGGAGCAGCGCATTCAATGTGTGCGAAAGTAATTACAAGTGCTATGTTGACCACTTGCCGAGGGCCACGCATATGGCAGCCTGCGAACGAGATCGACACAGAGGTCTGAGCTCGGCGCCGCAATATATCACTGCGTCCGAGGTATTTCTTCTAGAGCTGAGTGTCATTTTACTCTGGCATTAACTGATGCTTTTAAATCGCAAGCATTGACAAATTGTCTGCACAGATTTTTCTCGAGTTTCGCAACCTTTATAAAACTATAAAATCGTGTGGCATTtttaataaagaaagaaatagtGTGGGATAAGGGGTGAGACTGCCTAGTGCATTACTTCAGAATTTATTTGCCATGCATGCAGATAGTAGTAGATAAGGCTTGTTACAGCAATGATCACTTGAAAATAATTGAACACTATTAGAAGGCAGGCAAGTTATTAGTTTGCATAATTTATTTCTCTCAGCAACCAGTGAGCACAAAATTGCTATTTGCATGTGTTACGTCATCCGGATTGCACTTTTACATGAGTCCAACAACCAGCTAAGTGAGTCAATGTGAAGAAATTCTCATAAATGGCATGTCACAGCTCTTTATTTCTGTTCCAGGTTGGCGCCTTGCGGCACCTGAACAACCTTTTAAGTGACCAGGACTTCTTTGCTCTCAGTGTGCTCAAGGTACCTGATCGCATCCATGTCGCAACTGGACAGCTTGTTGACACCTGTGTACCCACTGACGACACCATTTCTGTGGCTAGCGATGGCACAGAATCGCCTCCGGACAAGGCTATCCGTTACTGGAAAAACCTTGATCATAAAGTGCAGGCAGCATTGCAACAGCAAGGGGCAGGAGACGGTGGCATGCAAATCGACGGACTTGAGGAGGATGCCACTGCTGACAAACACTCACTGCATGCACAGGATGACATGTCGAGTGGTGCTGACTGCGGCATTGGGTGGGGTGGAATAATTGCAATTGTGGTGATTGTTGCTGTGCTCGTGCCATCGTTCTACGTGCTCTACATACTTGTCTACAAGCAGGAAATTCATGATGGAGCAGTGCAGTTGAGAAAGTGAGAGTTTCACCATAAGCGTGGATTGGATTTATGAATGTGACTGCTGCAAAATGTGATGTTGCATTGCTCAAGTTGGAGTGGCTTGTTGTTGCCTGGCACATTGTTTTTGGTGGGGGATGTgcactttttatttttgctgttttctcTCTTTTGCACGACAAGCTACACGTGGTGGCTGCGATACTTACCCAGTGTTTGGTGTGGCTTTAGATGGTCGGAATTATCAGTTTGTGAGAGTTCTGTTTTATGCATTTCGTTTATTATTTAAAACATTTTAGGAGCCAACGATTGTACAATATGTAGAAAACTTGTTGCCTGCATTGTATGATACAGGTACTTTTATTATGCCAACTCTTGGTGTGGTAAAAATCACACAGTTATGTGCCTTCTCTTCAGAAATCCAAAAAACAACTTGGCACAGGGTGTACATTTTTTGCAAGTATTTTGATATGCTTAAGGATGCTGGAAGGAGCCATTTGTATAATATGAACTGTGTTGCACACCTTGGAAGTGAGACTGCTGTGTGTATAGCTTTACACATGTGGAAATATAGTTGTTGCACTATGTGTATAGAAAGAAGAGCTTAATTATATAGAAAAAATAGGCCTATTTTACGAAGTACGTGAATTATAAGCAGGTTAAGAGCAGTGCTGATTTTGTTTCGTCGTCTGCTCTTAATGGGCGTACTGGGGCCATCATACTTGAGGCTGTCAGAAATGTTTGTTGAAAGTCGTCCTGTGTCAGCGTCTCCCAAGGGttatagcaaacaaaaaaaattcagctgtTGACAGAAATGGCCTAACCTAGCAAGCCATGTTGCGAATATGCCTCAGCCTTCTTTGATGTTTTTGCAGTAAAAAGGCAACATTCAAAGCAATGGGAACAACAGAAATGGGATTAAAGCACCTGCAAAATTGCTTTGTTCCAAAAAGAATGAAAAGTAGATAAATTTTTTCGTATCGAGATTAGAGTCGCAGGTATTTTTTTCATCTTAAGCACATAGccagattattttttttctccgttGGGGCTCATGGTAATTGCAATGAGAGGAAGGGGAGTGGTGGATGGTACAAGCCCAGCAAGCGCATTGCTAAGAGAATTGGAGGAGGGAGGGGGGCTCAGGCCTTCTCGGGCATCCCCTTAAATGTGTGCCTATCTTGGTGCTATTGGAGTATCTGCAAGAGTGCCGGAAAAATAGCTAATGAAACTAGTAGAACATTTAGCCAGGTTCTGAACTGTACAAAAAAATTGGTTTAGATGGTTGCAGAAAGTTTTGTGAGGTACTAAATGCAATGTTTGAGGTGCATATGTGCAGCCAGAAAGTAGAAATTGGTCTGGTGAGGTTGCCGATATGAGATGTTTGTCTCTTAGGCATGTAAAACTATcgttttctttaggtttaaaACATGTTCGGTTTTAAAGGAGCCTGATAATAATAGGTTGAAAAGTGCTCATGCTTTCAGTTCTTTTCTCATTGAGAATAAAGGGAGCATCACAATGTCTTTAAAGCTCAGTTTATATGTTAAATCTGTCCACTGACTGCAACCAAGTAACGCTGCTAAAAGGTGCTGCTCTACTGCCAAGTCTCCTAGGTTCGTGTGGGTGTACCAGCAGAAGGAGACGGCAACAACTATCACCATCATACACCGTGTCATGAGAAACATCAGTTCATGCGGTTACCCCTTTAGAGCTGTGACCAACACTTGTGGATATGAAAGATTAGGGAGTAGAAGGCAGCACAACATTGCTTGAAAAGCCAACAGGTTAAGTAGATGCTGCTGAAAGTGTTTAAGTGTGGTGTTAGGTTCGATACGGATTACTACTGTATAGTAATGATGAATAATTGTCTGCAGCTTTGCTTTTCCAAAATGCCCACTACCTCAGAGATAAGAGTGACAAAAATGCTGTAACTAGCTTAAATTTATTTGCAATGTAATATATCTCAGTATTGTCCAATTCAAATGTTCTGACACATGAAGTTCATGCAGAGTTTGACATCTTTTTTCAAAAGGTTGCACAGGCTTGAAAAAATTGTAATTCAAGCCTGAAATGTTAAGATTtttggcagctgaaaaaaaaaaaattaattgaggGCTTGCAAAACCTTCGAGGAGACCATGTGGCACCTTTCCCGAGCATTACGCTTCTGTGAAAGTCTGGATTCTGTATGGAGGGCACTTGCATACATTAGAGAAGTTATTTCGTTGTGGTACTGGGTTTTGAACTTGACACCTTGCATATGAGGGGTATGCCGTGCTACCGGGCCACTAGTTTGGTTTCGTTTGCATCTGTTAATAGAATGCCACTCAAATTTTATGGAAATTTTTACGGTAGTtcctgaatgaaagagtatgtttTCTGTATATATGAACAGAAAAAACAGGCCTTCCAAAGCTTCCTCTTAATGAGAATGTGTAGTTTTTGCAGCAGTCTTGAGGTGTTTCTACCATTTATGCTGAGCCATTCTCCAGAAAACAGTGTGATTCAGGACAGTGCCGAGGGCTGCAGGGTTTTCTACGGAGTCTCGCGGCACCAGGCACAACACACGTGCACTATGTAGGCATAGTGACATGTTTTGAGTTAACGCCCACGCAGACGTGTgcagaaaagaaatatttaaTTGATTGGTTGTTAACACATTGGTAATTGATGAATTATGTATGCACTTGTTACATTGAATCACTGGGGATAACAAAAGTTTTCATAAAGGAGGAGTTTTTAAAAATCCTTACCCACCAGTGCCACAATGGCGTGCATATACCCTCATCAAAATGTATGCGGGTGTTAAAAAGGTAAAAAACGCTGCATTTATAGTAAAATGATTTCGTTATGATAAGACACATCACAGATTTTAGCTTCACGTAGACGCGATTGCAAATACGTCTCCGCGAATTGTTTTCGTTTCCGATGCGATGGTATTGCTCGAGCATTTCCATCGATGACTGATGCGATCGAGCGCCGCTCTATACAGCCGCTCTCCAGGTGGTCAGCGTGCTGTTTACTCCCCACACGCTGGCGCGCATCTGCGGTCGTCACAGCGTCGAGAGAGGAACGTTGCCACATGTGTTCTCGCACGAGGGCCAGCGCTCGGCCAGATCATGAGGTCTGGAGCATGTTGCGGATCATGGTGTGGATGGGGAACGAGCCGTGACCGCACACGTTGTCGCCATCGTCGTAGTTGAGCGCAAAGGTCATTACACCGCCATATCCCCGGGCCATGGTCCATACAACCTGCAACGCAGGAAAAAAGAATACTAGACGTTTTTAGCACACCGGAGACGTatgccggtttaccggacccctcctgcgcacgcacaGTGGTTCCCCCTGGCCCCAACAATGCCACTacgcatgcgcaggaggggtcaGCTAAACGTCTCCGCTTGTACGTCTCCGgtgtgctaaaaacgtctattaaaGGCCAGCTCTGACACAGGCAGTAGCTAGGACACAAAGGCGAAGGTCAGGGTCGAGGGAATTAAGGGTCCGCTTTGCTCTGATCAGCGCAAGCTTCTCTGGGAGTCTTGGGGCCGCTCTACTTAATCAGGCACTGCTTGCCGAAAGATTATACAAAAAAATTATTCGATCTAAGCTTATTAAACCGCGAAAGCTGATTGCCATTAGCGGTCGAGAGGTCTAGATCACTGAGTGGAGTGGCCCAGTCATCCATTCTAAATAAAGTTTTTTACCACTACCAAGCCCATTTTGAAACTTCATAGGCGACTGCCCCGGTTGGATGTTTCACAGGCAAGTTTTGGCGTCTGTACGTTCACGTATACGCTCGACCTTCTTCGGATTGCTGTCTTCGGTTCGATCGCGTTCCGGGCACGCTTCACGGACTCCAGAGCCCGCTTGCACGAGGTAAATAGTTAAGGTCCCAGTGTTGTCTTATTCGCAGTCTAAACTACCTAGACCCTTGGttggttttgacgaaaggaaaggcgcataactggctgcccgGGTCAGTGGATACCTCATTCGCGCGTTACGCATCAGAAGGCTATCGTTGTACACCCTAAATTAATTACTAGTACTGAAAGGCTTGTACAAGGCTGTTGCAACTTTTGCTGTAAAATGAGAGTTGCTGCAACGCAGCTAACAACAAACAAAGGAACTCGACAGACGTGAGCGCTGCAGTCTGTTTCTCAGACGTCGCTGATGGTGCCAGATATGTCCGTGTACAGAACGGAATCTCTCGAAGGATCGTGATTGGCTCAGCCGATATTACGAGAGGAAGGCTTTGCTAATCCGGCATATTCTGGAAGAGTGCGAAACTTCACGTGAGCGGTGAGACGACGAGCTTGTTGCAACGCTTCATAAAGGGCAAGCATTAATTTTTGGGGCAGGATTCTCAAAACAGTTTGTTCGGGCGCAAGCGTCACCTAACTTAATACATTCTGCGTTGGAACCAATAACTCACTCGTGGGCTCATGTGCACGTGAACGCGATCCAAAGTCAACGTCGGTCGTAAAGCGGAAAACGGGACAGTATCACTCCGCAAACGGAGTGGCCATTACGCCGTTACCAACATGCAAATTGAAATATGAGACTTAAAAACTCAACTACGGACTAACTGCGCTGTTACGCGCGAATAAGCTATTGTACCCAGCCGCGTCGACAAATTTGAAAACCTGCCAACTGTGTCCGGCCGTTTTACCTTGGAGCGGATGCTGGCGACGTCGTCGTAACCGACCCAGGTGAGGTTCTGGTAGGCATACGGCACCTGGCTCTCGTCGTCGAACACAGACGTCGCACCCCCCTTCAGAAACTGGCAGACCTGCATGTGGATATTTGTTTACACTTTTCCTCCTGGTTGAACGACTTTTATGTTGACAGCGAACAGCACGTGTCGTATGCGCCATGGCAGGACTGCTTAGCAGACGTCCTCATCCACACTCACCCGCCCCGAAAATGTCGCCGTGTAACAAAACCGCCAAAGAAGAAATAAACGTGCAAAATTgcgatggtttggtttatgaggtttaaatggtttaacgttccaaatagactcaggctataagggacgctgtagtggagggctctgaataattttgactacctgaggttctttaacttgtactgacatcgctcagcacacgggcttctatgTTATGGGTTAAGTTACTGTTATGCTAAGGTAAATGAGAAAAGTTGAATTATGTTACAGTTAAGCGCGAGCTGCTGAACATGCTTCTAAAATCTTACGTCATAGCACATAGCCGCAAAAGATGGCATGGCGGTCAGGGACAGGTGGCGATCAGCTAGAGAGGTTTCTCctcctacaccccccccccccctccaagggCTGTTCACAACACGACACGCTcttaaacaaaaatgaaaataaaactcCTGTTATGATGTTCCATTGCAGTCGCTCTTGGGTTAAATATGGTCGGTTAATGAGCATTTACGTGGTAAATCAACAGAGTGGTCTATGAGGCGCCTGGGTCGACCGTGGTCGAGCACAGAAACGTCGCTACTGACATATACCTAGTGGGTGAGTGGTATAGCTTGAAATGCTGCCTTCTACAGCGCACAGACCGGGAGCTCTGAACGCGATTGGCATACACaacacaagaatggaaacattcATGAATTGTCATCATCAACGTGTAATAACTTGTCCGCCAGTGCCGAGGTCTGGGCCGTCGCCAACACCGAGGCAAAAAAGCTGAAACTCAGTGACTaggtaaagtgaaaaaaaaagagtaataaGAAAGATACGCCACATCAGCGGTTCAGCTCAATGGAAAGCTTAActagaaagaaagcaaacaaggaAATCCGCTACTTTAATCTGCTAAGAACCAAAGTGAGAACTGCGTCGTTGTATCAAGATAACATGCCTGTTCGTGCTACTGACGCACACAAATTCCTTTACCTAGCTTGCTATTGGCTTCAAGGACGTCTTGATGCAATGTGAAACACCTGTAAGCAAAACCAGAGTACAAAGGTGGTCAATACTTATACGTGATGGGCGCTAAGTAATTGAGATTCTTAGATTGGTAGGAAGAGCGAGTCCCTACCGCAGGACGTCGACCCGAAAGCGTTTATCGGAACAACTTGGTGGCGGAGTAAAATTACTCCGGGAGTAACATGAGCACTAGGCCTAAGATTTCTCTGTGCCGCCAGCCTGGCGTTTCCGCGGCGTGGAACACAGCGCCATTCTTTGAAGCGCGAGCCACTCGCTTCCCGACGAATTCTCTGCTGGCTGTGCGCTGTACGATGAAGAAACAGGCACTGCGCTatgctttcttctttttaattTCGACCACACCACGCAGTTATCAGGCTACAGTTATGTGTCCACCACCATCAAAATCATCGTAGTCGCCACCGTCGCGTCATCAGCTGACTTTATTCTGCACAAGATGCCGACTGCATTCTACCGATGACCTCCAATTAACCATTGTTTTTCGCGGCCGCGACGACGTCATTCTAGCAAATTGTCTATAAACTGGTCACTGCATCTGACATTCGTACAAACCAGAAGGGCTGTTTTTGAATACTGGAGCCCAATTTTCCCATGCTGCGAAAACGCCAGCCAAAATAAATCTAGAACTTTTCTCTTTACCACTGTGGAACAAATTTACTCCTCTAATAATATCGTTCAAGCAAACGGACCCAGGTTACTCTTATGTTGCCTTCTGCAGTGGGGGCAGACAAAGCGAATACGGCAAGCTTCGGAGGATCTTCAAGTTTTGTATTGGTTACAACGTCGTGAATTTTACCCTTTATTGTACGTATTTACTCATAGTTctacttcataaaaaaaaaagttggcttgGAGTTTGAGTGGCTTATGGCTTATGACCTGTATATATAAAGCTTGAACCACGCCCTTTCCACCCCTCATCATTTTCTTTGCTCTTTTTGCGTGCAGATCTTAACTCGCAGAAAAATCCAAACACATAGGTGTCCTAAACAGCGGCCGTGGCTGGAATTCTTGTTTTACCACCTTTTCTCTGACGTCGCCTGTTTGCCTTGAATAGGCGCCGCGGTGCAGTCCACAGTTTGAAGCACCCGGTTTGAAGCACTGCTACCTTCCACTAATAAATAGCAAACTATCCCGTTTTTGCTAAATACGCTCTATTCACATTAAGGCAATAAGAGTGCAAACAAGGAGaggacgaaaaagaaaaagaaaacactgaagccGATCACGCATGCGTTGCTCGCAAATAAAAACTACGCACGCGCCGCCTGTTCAAGAGAGGCCAGGCTTACGAGGTCGGTTAGCTGGCCACGTCACGTCACGTCCGCTGAACTGGAACCATCCAAATTGGGCAAACTGAGACGCACACGGTTCTATCAATGACAGCGAAGGTGTCTGCACGTTGTCCGTCGCGCTATTTACACGAGAACAAGAATTTAACAAGCGAACAGTTGGACCCAATCACCTTCCACACGTGGGAGCTTCGGTTGAACTCCAGTTTTTCACTTGCGCCAGCGCTCTTCCATGCCGGACGTGCGCGCTGTCGGTAAGTAATCACCACAAAAAGTGAATGCGTGCAAATTGTAAAGGGAGGCACGTGAGCAGGGATCAAAGGGTGCGGACGCATTTCGTGCACTGTACGCGGAAGTGCTGGAGTTCATCCAGGGCGTCATCCCTGTGCAAAGCGCAAATATGGCGCGAAAAGACGAGGGCAGCGTGAAAAGGAGACAAGCAGAACGCTTCGTGTTtgctttatttattcatttttgggCGATATAATATGTCGCACACGAGGGAGGACGAAGAGAGCCTGACTGTGTAGATCTTGTCTGAGTGCCTTTCATGCTGTCTTCCTCCGTTAGCGCCGTATGTTACTCGTCACGCCAGCCAAGTTTCAGGATGCATCCTGAAGGTGACGGGATCGAGCATCGCTcagtaaagcctggactccatgtacgcgaaaactcacgcgaacgcgaaggcgacggcggcaagcgacgagcgacgccgtcgcgcgaagcaaaatgcatgtgtcgctttccgtgtcgctcggatctgcacccacagaaaatttcgctcgtcgcccggaagtcccccacgcgactggccaatcagagcccctcaaagccgtttccggtttgtccacggtttctcacgggtacatctcgcGAAACCAGaacgtcgtcttggtcatcgccaccgccgagaaaatatttgcttttgtagctgagaggcagacccgcatgatgtaaataattaaaacaatatacttgttgggtgcggagggctaacagcatttggagcgggctacgagagcgggcgtactgcagggagagatgcgtgtcgagccgcgggtaccggcgctcgatccaccgtgccgctgcgctccaaccgcgcagaaacactcgcggcgcgcattctcactggtaaattatagtttgctcacttacaatcagatcgcggtgacagtttatgggagtgtttttactaagccgaagtgcacaggcaccgaacgaaagcacccctcccccgtgatgtgacttcgtctccgcaagcacgccgttggctatctccactgccgctacaccgctgccgtagaggaaatattcctttggccctggctatgaggcacactcacaaaattttaagagagagtacaggttacgggcgtgtttctaagcttgagtgcgcaaagcacggagtccgctgcgcacgtcgcgggttcgcgtcgcctgccgccttcgcttgcatggaggttgcccacaatcGACGGAGCGAAcaccagccgtcgccgccgccgtcgcctttgcgttcgcgtgagttttcgcgtacatggagtcaaGGCTtaagggtttgggcgaataaacctcagttgtaagttggcgcctgtcctgttgtgttcttgtggctctctcgtccttgttcttttcgcgccgtcctgacatcatcgaCAACGTGTTATCTAGCTGTCGCCCTGGCCCCGTGACCTTCATACATGCCTATACCAAAGCCATTACAAACTGACCAGTGGTAGGATCTCTCAAGATATTCCAGAGAGGGAAGTTATGGAAGGCAATTAAAGGCGGATATAGCGTGCTCAAAGAAAGGATTTCGCGTGGTAGCGTACCCATACGTAGTCCACGGAGCCGCCGCCCCCGGGCCCTACGCCCGTGGCCGGCGCGTCGAAGCCGTGCGACTCGGGCCGCAGCAGCGTGAAGGTGCGCCCATACACTGCCAGTCCCACGTTCAGCCTTGAGCGGTCGGCGCCCCGTTGCACCCAGTACTCGGCGGACCAGGCCTGCGACAGCAAAGGCTCGATTTCCAATAGGCTCATCCCTCTATCCACGGAAGCAGCAAGCCATGGAGGGATGAGCAGAGAGACTTGACCAAGAGATCAAGATACATGTAAGGACCGGTGCGGGCGCTTTCGCTTGACGGTCTCTCATCTTGAAACAAGCAGAGAGCATGCGCAGGACAAGAACGAAAGGACACAGGCACTGCGGTGCCCTGTTCCCTgttctgtgtgtctgtctgcctTTGACATACCTCTTTCTTTACGCAAGATCTGTTATGTGATTgcaccaaatatttttttttgtgtaaagAATTAACATATTTACCCTAAGGCGGCACGCTGTGCCACCAGGGTCGACGAATACACTTATAATACCCGTGGTTTCGCTGTCTATTGGTCAATGGCTTTATGCTGTGAACATGTTTCTTTGAAACGTTTTCTTGCTCATGTCCAAGTTGTTTTCATTCTGACGAGTCATGACCAATAGGAGTCAACAATATCGCATAGAACGGGAGAGTTCAACTTACCACATGAAGGGTAGCGAAAATACTCTTCTCCACATTGCGTTTCAAGAGGGGGCTGTTGTGCCCCGTGAACGGCAGATAAGGCTGGTACATGTGGTAGTCATAGGACATAAGATTGATAAAATCGGTGTACCTGCATTAAAGAAAAGAAACCAACAAAGAAAGGTGGAACGCTCGATAAAAGAatagaactctttttttttcgtgaaccGTAACGGAGTAAAACACTGTTTTGAAAACAAGAGCGTTGTACCAATGAGGGCTTGTTCTTTTGTAATTTGTAACCCCCTTTTCCTCCTACTATCCCACCCTTGGACAACGCGGAGTATTTCTGAATAAAGATTAAGGAAAACTGATACGCAGACTACGAAACAAGGAACGTCAGATTTGAACAAGAATTAAACACAATTTGAAACACATGCGATAGCACTTTTCTTTGTCGTGGCCATCCGACCTTCACGAAGGCGAAGTCCCGCTAGAGCGAATGCCGTGAGCATGAGTTGTCAGAATTGGAGAAACGGAGAGTTGAACGAAAGAGGCAGTCAGCCGTCGGTAACGAAAGAGCAGAGTGATTGTAGTACATTCGGGAAAATGCGAAATAAAAGTTGTGCACATGCAAAATGAAAGGAAGCGAGGCGAAGGCCCTTCCCAGTATGACTATTTCGCGTGGCCTGCTTTACTGTTGAGCTGCTGTGCCATCCTTCCCCGCCTTCACGAATTCCTTCCGTTAATATTCACGCGCATAACAACGTAAGCAAGCGTATTTCACCAATTCCAACTATTGTGTTCAGCCCCTACCAGCCGCGACTGCGGATTTACCACACGTATAATCCGTGGCATTTCCATTTGATTTTGCAAGATATGGCGCCCTTAGTGGCCTGATCAGAGCAGTGTGCAAAATGACTGACGACCGTGAAAACTGCAGACTATGTATACTTCTCGTTATCCCATCTCATGGTCATGCGCCTTCCTTACCTAATAAAGGACTTTCAACTCAACTCCCTTTGATGAAAAAGCTTACCGCGAGACCACGCTGGCGTCGTAGCCGTCGTTTATGAGCTCCGCGGTGCCCGGCACTGCTAC
The Amblyomma americanum isolate KBUSLIRL-KWMA chromosome 3, ASM5285725v1, whole genome shotgun sequence genome window above contains:
- the LOC144125984 gene encoding acidic mammalian chitinase-like — its product is MGPSLVARVSVVLFVAASALGNSSTGHHGTSTTHIPAFHDKQPLRRVCYFTLPPSVTLGNATADLCTHLVCGFAAVRNGSLVPERPEDASEYDRLVALKLANPALKVMLSLGANGKDGVFSAVITTKARRRRLLDSAVALLRQHGFDGLDIDWEFPGQGAPPDQDRKNFDLFLKEAREAFRTEPRSTRRNELLLSVAVPGTAELINDGYDASVVSRYTDFINLMSYDYHMYQPYLPFTGHNSPLLKRNVEKSIFATLHVAWSAEYWVQRGADRSRLNVGLAVYGRTFTLLRPESHGFDAPATGVGPGGGGSVDYVWVCQFLKGGATSVFDDESQVPYAYQNLTWVGYDDVASIRSKVVWTMARGYGGVMTFALNYDDGDNVCGHGSFPIHTMIRNMLQTS
- the LOC144125985 gene encoding lysM and putative peptidoglycan-binding domain-containing protein 3-like, giving the protein MVSLPKRWSLTKPNSRVRGPRYHRGRLRTNSEGDEQQAFIFADGDDVASDELGARDDATELRLRGTQNGSRDSGDRNKLAVRKAPLQAVFEHRIVEGETLQGLALRYGCTVGALRHLNNLLSDQDFFALSVLKVPDRIHVATGQLVDTCVPTDDTISVASDGTESPPDKAIRYWKNLDHKVQAALQQQGAGDGGMQIDGLEEDATADKHSLHAQDDMSSGADCGIGWGGIIAIVVIVAVLVPSFYVLYILVYKQEIHDGAVQLRK